The window CAGGGGCGGGAGTTGGCCGGGTTCCTCTCCGACGGCGACAGCGATCGCGTACGGATCGCCGCGTCTTCTTGAGGCGCGATGGACGCGACAGACGCGATAGAAGCGACAGAAGTAACAGCAGCGCTGGGAGCGCCCCACCCGTGAGTGACGCGGGTCCATTCGCGACCCGCGTCACGGCACCGCCGAACCGCCGCTCCGGTCAGTCCAGTTGCGCGTGCAGGAAGTCCACCGTGCTGCGCCAGGCCAGGGCCGACGACTCGGGCTCGTGGACCTCGGGGCGGCCGTCGTTGAAGAAGGCGTGGTCGGCGGGGTAGACGCGGAAGTCCGGGGTGATGCCGGACTGCTCGCGGATGGTGTCGCGGAGCGGGGCGAGGGAGTCGACGGGAATGGCCGAGTCGCGTTCGCCGTAGTGGCCGAGGATCTGCGCCTTGAGGCCGGAGAAGTCGGGGGTCTCACCCTGGATGACGCCGTAGAAGGGGACGGCGGCGTGCACGCGCGGGTCGGTGGCGGCCTGGTAGAGGACGAAACCGCCGCCCATGCAGAAGCCGACCGAGCCGACGGTCTCGGAGGTGACCTCGGGCATCGCGAGCAGATGGTCGACGGCTCCGGAGAGCAGCTCGACGCCGCGCTCCACGGGCAGGTCCTGCATCATGCGGTACGCCTCGGCGCTGTCGTGGGCGACATTGCCGCCGTACAGGTCGGGAGCGAGCGCCACGAAGCCCTCCTTCGCCAGGCGCTCGGTGACGTCCGCGATGTGGTCGGTGAGGCCCCACCATTCCTGGATCACAATGACGCCGGGCCCCTGTCCGGAGGGCGGCAGTGCGAGATAGCCGTGCGCGGTGGTGCCGCCGCTCGGGAACGTGACGTTCTGATGGGCGGGGGCCCCGGTCGACCTGGGCGTCTCGGACATGGTGTGTCACTCCTGTCGCTTGATCTTGACTCCAGCATGCAGGAGGCGGGTACGGCGACGGCACGCGGCCCCTCCGGACCCGGGAGGGAGGCCCGGGAAGGAGTCCGGGGAGGGAGTCCGCGGGG is drawn from Streptomyces liliifuscus and contains these coding sequences:
- a CDS encoding dienelactone hydrolase family protein is translated as MSETPRSTGAPAHQNVTFPSGGTTAHGYLALPPSGQGPGVIVIQEWWGLTDHIADVTERLAKEGFVALAPDLYGGNVAHDSAEAYRMMQDLPVERGVELLSGAVDHLLAMPEVTSETVGSVGFCMGGGFVLYQAATDPRVHAAVPFYGVIQGETPDFSGLKAQILGHYGERDSAIPVDSLAPLRDTIREQSGITPDFRVYPADHAFFNDGRPEVHEPESSALAWRSTVDFLHAQLD